Genomic segment of Nostoc sp. UHCC 0302:
GTGTATGCCCTTCCAGCGCTTGTTACTTTTGCAAGTTTCCCCCACATACAGTACAACACAAGCAGCCGAGTCAATTATGAAATAAAGACACGCTTCCCCTGGGCTATCTGATGGCATTCTCCAAAAAGATAATGGCGCAAGCCGCAGCAAGAGCGGATCAATTCGTTCTGGGTCGCAATGCTTAGCTGCAATGTCAAATAATGCCGTCTGCTGTGGTGATTTGTTCTCTCTTACCTTCTGCTGATACTCCGAAACTTGCCTTTTCCACTTCAGCAGGGCATCAGCACTCATAACCAACGTCTCTGTTCGACGTGCTGATGTCAGGGGTAAATCTGAGAAGAGGTCTAGCTGATTCGGTTCCAAGGTCATCACTGGAAGTTACTTTCCCAA
This window contains:
- a CDS encoding GIY-YIG nuclease family protein; amino-acid sequence: MTLEPNQLDLFSDLPLTSARRTETLVMSADALLKWKRQVSEYQQKVRENKSPQQTALFDIAAKHCDPERIDPLLLRLAPLSFWRMPSDSPGEACLYFIIDSAACVVLYVGETCKSNKRWKGIHACKDYIGSYQDLHYRYGIETAVNAAFWWDAPVDRRARQELELSLIWKWGSPFNKENWKRWGQPFG